A genomic region of Papaver somniferum cultivar HN1 chromosome 7, ASM357369v1, whole genome shotgun sequence contains the following coding sequences:
- the LOC113299260 gene encoding rust resistance kinase Lr10-like, whose amino-acid sequence MLLGFLLSCLSKSTKNSTIQDSQAGNQAITAAPPTGVNLVKVWELDAATMERFLHDIAEEITTRFTAEALQIFTNNYSTRLGSGAFGVVYQGKFPNGIKIAVKVLKRNPNSKKVEEQFMAKVGTIGKTYHINLVRLYGYCFDQRTSALVYEYMENNSLDKFLFSNETPQIEWAKLQEIAIGTAKGLAYLHEECQQRIIHYDIKPGNILLDLNMSPKVADFGLAKLCNRDNTHVSLSGYRGTPGYSAPEFLMHNYPITHKCDVYSFGMLLFEIARRQRNTNTNVGGDSVD is encoded by the coding sequence ATGCTACTTGGTTTCCTCCTATCTTGCCTCTCTAAGAGTACGAAGAATTCCACAATACAGGATTCACAGGCTGGTAATCAAGCCATTACAGCTGCACCACCAACTGGGGTGAACTTGGTCAAAGTTTGGGAACTTGATGCGGCAACAATGGAAAGATTCCTACATGATATTGCTGAAGAGATAACTACTAGATTTACTGCTGAAGCACTTCAAATTTTTACGAATAACTACTCCACAAGATTAGGATCTGGCGCATTTGGTGTCGTTTATCAAGGGAAGTTTCCTAATGGAATAAAGATCGCAGTGAAAGTTCTGAAAAGAAACCCAAACAGTAAGAAGGTTGAAGAACAGTTCATGGCAAAAGTAGGAACTATTGGTAAAACTTATCATATAAATCTAGTTAGGTTGTATGGTTACTGTTTTGATCAGCGAACGAGTGCTCTAGTTTATGAGTACATGGAGAATAATTCGCTTGACAAGTTCTTGTTCAGTAATGAAACACCACAAATAGAGTGGGCTAAACTACAAGAAATCGCTATAGGCACTGCAAAAGGGCTTGCCTACTTGCATGAAGAGTGTCAACAAAGGATCATTCACTATGACATAAAGCCTGGTAATATTCTTCTCGACTTAAACATGTCACCCAAAGTTGCAGATTTTGGACTTGCGAAGTTGTGTAATAGAGACAATACCCATGTATCCCTCTCTGGATATAGAGGAACACCGGGTTATTCCGCGCCGGAGTTTCTTATGCACAATTATCCAATAACACATAAATGTGATGTTTATAGTTTTGGGATGTTATTATTCGAGATTGCAAGGAGGCAGAGGAACACAAACACTAATGTTGGTGGCGATAGTGTAGACTGA